The Thermomonospora amylolytica sequence CAGCACCGGGTCCACCGCCAGCCCGCCGCGGACCGCCAGGTAGGTGCGGACTCCCGCCTCGGGGACGCCGACCTCCAGGCGCGTTCCGGCCGGGACGTGGCAGGGGGCGTTCATGGCGGCGGGCCGCCCGTTCACCCGCAGCGGGGCGGGCGCGCCGGTGGCCGCCACCCACGCGGAACGGTGGAAGCGCAGGACCGCCCCGCCGAACGTCATCTCCAGGCAGGCGGCGTCCTCCGGGTTGCCGACCAGCCGGTTCGCCAGGCACAGGCTGGGCCGGTCCGCCGCCCCCGAACACGGCACCCCCAGATGGGCGTGCCCCGGGCGGCCCAGGTCCTGCACGGTCGTCAACGGCCCGGGACGCACCACCTCGATCATCGGGCGTCCTCCACGGGCACGAACCGGACCCTGGCGCCCGGCCGCAGCAGGGCGGGGGAGGGACGGTCCAGATCCCACAACGCCACGTCGGTACGGCCCAGCAGCCGCCAGCCGCCAGGGGAGGGCGACGGGTAGACGGCCGAGTAGGGACCCGCGATCGCCACCGACCCCGCCGGCACGGACGTACGGGGCGTACTGCGGCGCGGCACGTGCAGCGCCGGATCCAGACCGGTCAGGTAACCGAAGCCGGGGGAGAACCCCAGATACGCCACCACGTAGTCCCCGGACGCGTGACGGCGCACCACCTCCTCGGCGGTCAGGCCGGTCAGCTCCGCCACCTCGGCCACGTCCTCCCCGTCGTACCGGACGGGGATCTCCAGCGGAGCCGCGTCGCCCTCCGGGCGTTCCGGCAGCTCCAGCGCCGCCAGCCGCGCCCGCAGCCGGTCCAGGTCGCAGCGGGCCGGGTCGGTGACGACCAGGACCGTCCGCTCACCCGGAACGACGTCCACGATCCCCTCGAACCCCGCCGCCCGCACCGCGGCGTGCAGCCGGTGC is a genomic window containing:
- the pxpB gene encoding 5-oxoprolinase subunit PxpB yields the protein MRVRRAGDAAVLAEVEDLATAHRLHAAVRAAGFEGIVDVVPGERTVLVVTDPARCDLDRLRARLAALELPERPEGDAAPLEIPVRYDGEDVAEVAELTGLTAEEVVRRHASGDYVVAYLGFSPGFGYLTGLDPALHVPRRSTPRTSVPAGSVAIAGPYSAVYPSPSPGGWRLLGRTDVALWDLDRPSPALLRPGARVRFVPVEDAR